In Gemmatimonadales bacterium, the following are encoded in one genomic region:
- a CDS encoding AtpZ/AtpI family protein: protein MKTPDPGGGKTPGPMRYAGLGIQLAVSLVVFVLIGQWADKKLGTGGIVTILAAFVGFGGTMYSLVRSLNRKDNGDE from the coding sequence GTGAAAACCCCTGATCCGGGCGGCGGGAAAACCCCCGGGCCGATGCGGTACGCGGGGCTCGGGATCCAGCTCGCGGTGAGCCTGGTGGTGTTCGTCCTGATCGGGCAGTGGGCCGACAAGAAGCTCGGGACCGGGGGAATCGTCACCATCCTGGCGGCTTTCGTCGGGTTCGGTGGGACGATGTACTCGCTGGTCCGAAGCCTTAATCGCAAGGACAACGGCGACGAGTGA
- the atpB gene encoding F0F1 ATP synthase subunit A, whose translation MIRSGRLAMVGLTAALLGAGFAPMASLMAQEPTGEVAREAVAPRNQAQAARDQIDIVHHIGNSHEVETPFGVWHLPEGWTIPLGTAANGEPRSLDLSPTKHMVYMVLAALIVALTFLLSARSISAAQARGRPSKGFAGAMEAMALYIRQEVVLPNVGPHGEGFTPYLLTLFFFILTMNLLGLLPWGATPTGNITVTAALAIIAFLVIEVTGMRALGPKGYLGTIFYLPHGLPGGVGGSFLKVVLLAVLTPIELIGKLAKPFALAVRLFANMTSGHVLVLALIGLTFLFQSYTVGVAAALLATGVMLLELFVAFLQAFVFTLLTSVFIGLMRAEH comes from the coding sequence ATGATCCGATCCGGTCGTCTGGCGATGGTGGGACTGACGGCGGCGCTGCTCGGCGCCGGCTTCGCACCCATGGCGTCGCTCATGGCCCAGGAGCCCACCGGGGAAGTGGCTCGCGAGGCGGTGGCGCCGCGGAACCAGGCGCAGGCCGCCCGCGATCAGATCGACATCGTTCACCACATCGGCAACTCCCACGAGGTGGAGACTCCGTTCGGCGTGTGGCACCTGCCCGAGGGATGGACCATTCCGCTCGGCACCGCCGCCAACGGGGAGCCGCGGTCTCTCGACCTGTCGCCCACCAAGCACATGGTGTACATGGTGCTCGCCGCGCTCATCGTGGCGTTGACGTTCCTACTCAGTGCGCGGTCCATCAGCGCGGCGCAGGCGCGGGGTCGGCCATCGAAGGGCTTCGCGGGTGCGATGGAGGCCATGGCGCTGTACATCCGCCAGGAAGTGGTATTGCCCAACGTGGGGCCGCACGGTGAGGGGTTCACGCCGTATCTGCTGACCCTGTTCTTCTTCATCCTGACGATGAATCTCCTCGGGCTGCTTCCGTGGGGTGCCACCCCCACCGGCAACATCACGGTCACCGCCGCGCTCGCGATCATCGCGTTCCTGGTGATCGAGGTGACCGGGATGCGGGCCCTGGGACCCAAGGGCTATCTGGGCACCATCTTCTATCTGCCGCATGGGCTCCCGGGTGGGGTGGGCGGGAGCTTCCTCAAGGTGGTCCTGCTCGCGGTCCTGACCCCGATCGAGCTGATCGGGAAGCTGGCCAAGCCGTTCGCGCTGGCGGTGCGGCTCTTCGCCAACATGACATCGGGGCACGTGCTGGTGCTGGCACTGATCGGACTGACGTTCCTGTTCCAGAGCTATACCGTCGGGGTGGCGGCCGCGCTGCTGGCCACCGGGGTGATGCTGCTGGAGCTGTTCGTGGCGTTCCTGCAGGCCTTCGTGTTCACGCTGCTGACCAGCGTGTTCATCGGCCTGATGCGCGCCGAGCACTGA
- the atpE gene encoding ATP synthase F0 subunit C — protein MIGAGLAAGLAVVGAGIGIGRIGGSATEGIARQPDATARIQTAMIIAAALVEGVALFVAVIAFLIQGKINF, from the coding sequence CTGATCGGCGCGGGTCTCGCCGCCGGGCTCGCGGTGGTCGGCGCCGGCATCGGGATCGGCCGGATCGGTGGCTCGGCCACCGAAGGGATCGCCCGCCAGCCCGATGCAACCGCCCGGATCCAGACGGCGATGATCATCGCGGCCGCGCTGGTGGAAGGCGTCGCGCTGTTCGTCGCGGTCATCGCCTTCCTGATTCAGGGGAAGATCAATTTCTGA
- the atpF gene encoding F0F1 ATP synthase subunit B, with product MTQIFRLALPSMSLLLGAAPLAAQEEHASGPLTVEGGLMFWTVVVFLILLAVLKRFAWPAVLGAVEAREKALEEQLAEAERNRAESAALLEEHKNLIAGAKSQAHAVLAEAKALAEKERAVALEKTRQEQEELLARARRDIQTERDRAITELRREAVDLSLAAASKLIGERLDSPTDRKLVLEYLASLESQH from the coding sequence ATGACGCAGATTTTCCGGCTCGCTCTCCCCTCGATGTCCCTCCTCCTCGGAGCCGCTCCATTGGCGGCACAAGAGGAGCACGCGTCCGGCCCGCTCACGGTCGAGGGCGGCCTGATGTTCTGGACCGTCGTGGTGTTCCTGATCCTGCTGGCGGTGCTCAAGCGGTTCGCCTGGCCGGCGGTCCTGGGCGCGGTGGAGGCCCGGGAGAAGGCGCTGGAGGAACAGCTGGCGGAGGCCGAGCGGAACCGGGCCGAGTCGGCGGCGCTGCTGGAGGAGCACAAGAACCTGATCGCCGGCGCCAAGTCCCAGGCGCACGCGGTGCTGGCCGAGGCCAAGGCGCTGGCGGAGAAGGAGCGCGCGGTCGCGCTGGAGAAGACCAGGCAGGAGCAGGAGGAGCTGCTGGCCCGGGCGCGGCGCGACATCCAGACCGAGCGCGACCGGGCGATCACCGAGCTCCGCCGCGAGGCCGTGGATCTCTCGCTCGCGGCGGCATCCAAGCTGATCGGCGAGCGGCTCGATTCGCCCACCGACCGGAAGCTGGTGCTCGAGTATCTCGCGTCGTTGGAGTCGCAGCATTGA
- the atpH gene encoding ATP synthase F1 subunit delta, whose product MRSVTIARNYAEALFALGERTGQTERFAELMDAVAAAVETTPQVQATLMSPRVPKAAKARLLGSALAGVPREFVLFLQAVVKRGRQMLFRDIATEYLELLDIKLNRLRAGVTLARPADEALRRSIQDKLSQQLGKQVLASFSVDPEILGGAVVRVGERIHDGSVRRRMTKLRRALLTR is encoded by the coding sequence TTGAGGTCCGTCACCATCGCCCGCAACTACGCCGAGGCGCTGTTCGCCCTCGGCGAGCGCACCGGGCAGACGGAGCGGTTCGCGGAGCTCATGGATGCCGTGGCGGCCGCGGTGGAGACCACGCCGCAGGTACAGGCAACACTGATGTCGCCCAGGGTGCCCAAGGCCGCCAAGGCACGGCTGCTGGGCTCGGCGCTCGCCGGTGTACCCCGGGAATTCGTGCTGTTCCTCCAGGCGGTGGTCAAGCGCGGGCGGCAGATGCTCTTCCGCGACATCGCCACGGAGTACCTGGAGCTGCTCGATATCAAGCTCAACCGGCTGCGTGCCGGCGTCACCCTGGCCCGGCCGGCCGATGAGGCACTCCGGCGCTCGATCCAGGACAAGCTGAGTCAGCAGCTCGGCAAGCAGGTGCTCGCGTCGTTCTCGGTCGATCCTGAGATCCTCGGGGGCGCCGTGGTCCGGGTGGGCGAGCGGATCCATGACGGCTCGGTGCGGCGGCGGATGACCAAGCTCCGGCGGGCGCTCTTGACCCGCTGA
- a CDS encoding EamA family transporter, with protein MAGLRGKALIAYLLMCTIWGSTYLFIRIGVAHLPPFLFAGIRFFIAGLLLGAGVLATGGRLPKRTRDWRTLAFTSLFLLVGGNAIVVWAEQFMPSGPASVFVAAMPLWAAFFDAVIPGGKSVLTWRIGLGLALGFLGSALLAGVTPGDLLVADLRGPVSLTLASASWAFGTVYWKRHPTETSPYAAAAIQMAISGALLTGIGLALGEWPAWHLTPTGFGALAYLVVFGSIVGYTAYGYALKHASATIVGTYAYVNPVVAVALGWLILHESVTFRTVGAMVLILGAVIWIQLASRAANLSTSEMRAIGPEGRRRFPERA; from the coding sequence ATGGCAGGTCTCCGCGGCAAGGCGCTCATCGCCTACCTGCTCATGTGCACCATCTGGGGGTCCACCTACCTGTTCATCCGGATCGGCGTCGCCCACTTGCCGCCGTTCCTGTTCGCCGGGATTCGCTTCTTCATCGCCGGGCTGCTGCTGGGGGCTGGCGTGCTCGCCACCGGCGGCCGGCTCCCCAAGCGGACCCGCGACTGGCGCACACTCGCCTTCACCTCGCTCTTCCTGCTGGTCGGCGGCAACGCCATCGTCGTCTGGGCCGAGCAGTTCATGCCTTCGGGCCCGGCCAGCGTGTTTGTCGCGGCCATGCCGCTCTGGGCCGCGTTCTTCGACGCGGTCATCCCGGGCGGAAAGAGTGTTCTGACCTGGCGCATCGGCCTGGGCCTGGCGCTCGGCTTCCTGGGGAGCGCGCTGCTCGCGGGCGTCACGCCGGGCGACCTGCTCGTGGCCGATCTGCGCGGCCCCGTCTCGCTCACCCTGGCGAGCGCTTCCTGGGCATTCGGAACCGTCTACTGGAAGCGCCACCCGACCGAGACCTCGCCCTACGCGGCGGCCGCGATACAGATGGCGATATCGGGCGCCCTCTTGACCGGGATCGGTCTCGCGCTGGGTGAGTGGCCTGCCTGGCACCTGACGCCGACCGGATTCGGCGCGCTCGCCTATCTGGTGGTGTTCGGCTCGATCGTGGGATACACCGCGTACGGGTACGCCCTGAAGCACGCGTCCGCCACCATCGTGGGCACCTATGCCTACGTCAACCCGGTGGTCGCGGTCGCCCTCGGCTGGCTGATCCTCCACGAGTCGGTCACCTTCCGGACCGTGGGCGCGATGGTGCTGATCCTGGGGGCGGTGATCTGGATCCAGCTCGCTTCTCGCGCCGCCAACCTCAGCACCAGCGAAATGCGCGCGATCGGGCCCGAGGGCAGGCGCCGGTTCCCGGAGCGGGCGTGA
- a CDS encoding Lrp/AsnC family transcriptional regulator — MSTPAIDPTSRRILQLLVADGRASYQAIADEVGLSRPAVMERVKRLEEGGFILGYTARLDRAKVGFPVTAFVAVRYPSSDSPGPEVGVKALATNPGVLECHHVAGEDCYVLKVAAPSLEALGQVLHELRQPGQPVSTRTTIVLSSVFEKSGIAPVELD, encoded by the coding sequence GTGAGCACGCCCGCCATCGATCCCACCTCCCGCCGCATCCTCCAGCTCCTCGTCGCCGACGGTCGGGCCAGCTACCAGGCCATCGCCGATGAGGTCGGCCTCTCCCGGCCCGCCGTGATGGAGCGGGTCAAGCGGCTCGAGGAGGGCGGCTTCATCCTGGGCTATACCGCGCGTCTCGACCGGGCCAAGGTCGGTTTTCCGGTCACCGCGTTCGTCGCTGTCCGGTATCCCTCCTCGGACTCGCCCGGTCCGGAGGTCGGGGTCAAGGCGCTGGCCACCAATCCCGGCGTGCTGGAGTGCCACCACGTGGCCGGCGAAGACTGCTACGTGCTCAAAGTGGCCGCCCCCTCGCTCGAGGCGCTCGGCCAGGTGCTGCACGAGCTCAGGCAGCCTGGGCAGCCGGTGAGCACCCGCACCACCATCGTGCTCTCGTCCGTCTTCGAGAAGTCGGGCATCGCTCCCGTGGAGCTCGACTGA
- a CDS encoding Cache 3/Cache 2 fusion domain-containing protein translates to MRARQRISARVSRGVLLAVGLAFSGALLAFGGTRGGPAETKGKLDATIFSYDGTDFVRTESTVLTKDGKSVVNTKLDHDSPAYKALMDKHSYTGDANVFGRDYRASYAPLTSEDGTLTGALFVGVPK, encoded by the coding sequence ATGCGTGCACGTCAGCGGATTTCAGCTCGGGTAAGCAGGGGGGTTCTGTTGGCCGTTGGCTTGGCGTTTTCGGGTGCGCTCCTGGCTTTCGGCGGGACTCGCGGTGGCCCTGCGGAAACGAAAGGGAAGCTTGACGCGACGATCTTCTCCTACGACGGCACTGACTTTGTGCGCACCGAAAGTACGGTCCTCACGAAGGACGGCAAGTCTGTCGTCAACACCAAACTCGACCATGATAGCCCTGCGTACAAAGCGTTGATGGACAAGCATTCCTACACTGGAGATGCGAACGTCTTCGGTCGTGATTATCGTGCCAGCTATGCGCCGCTTACGAGTGAGGATGGCACGTTGACTGGTGCCTTGTTCGTCGGTGTGCCGAAGTAA
- the tnpA gene encoding IS200/IS605 family transposase has translation MVTADSADPPTLPLVSDTYSVVRVHLICSTARRRPWIDPEWRARLFASASAVAARRGAQLLCAGGTRDHVHFYLEYPPSLALADLVHAIKASTSRWIHETFSHRKEFRWQAGYAAFSVTPREDTALQAYIRNQETHHRELAFQTEYLGILERHGIEYDLRDVMG, from the coding sequence GTGGTGACGGCTGACTCCGCCGACCCGCCTACCTTGCCGCTCGTGTCCGACACTTATTCCGTGGTTCGCGTGCACCTCATCTGCAGCACCGCTCGGCGCCGGCCCTGGATCGATCCCGAGTGGCGCGCACGGCTGTTCGCCAGCGCGAGTGCGGTCGCGGCGCGCCGCGGCGCGCAGCTCCTCTGCGCCGGCGGCACCAGGGACCATGTCCACTTCTATCTGGAGTACCCGCCCAGCCTCGCCCTCGCCGACCTGGTACACGCCATCAAGGCGAGCACCTCGCGCTGGATTCACGAGACGTTTTCACATCGGAAGGAGTTTCGCTGGCAGGCGGGATACGCGGCGTTCAGCGTCACGCCGCGCGAGGACACCGCGCTTCAGGCGTACATCCGGAACCAGGAGACCCATCATCGCGAGCTCGCGTTCCAGACCGAGTACCTGGGCATCCTCGAGCGTCACGGCATCGAGTACGATCTCCGCGATGTGATGGGCTGA
- a CDS encoding DUF2277 domain-containing protein, translating to MCRNIRILFNFDPPVTEEEILGASLQFVRKISGFTKPSRSNEATFQAAVEEIAGVSRRLLHSLQSTAPPRNREDMAVKAKARAARRFGTAEPQQS from the coding sequence ATGTGTAGAAACATCAGGATTCTGTTCAATTTCGACCCGCCGGTCACCGAGGAAGAGATCCTCGGGGCCTCCCTGCAGTTCGTCAGGAAGATCAGCGGGTTCACCAAGCCGTCCAGGTCGAACGAGGCCACCTTCCAGGCGGCGGTCGAGGAGATTGCCGGCGTCTCGCGCCGGCTGTTGCATTCGCTCCAATCCACTGCCCCGCCGAGGAATCGGGAGGACATGGCGGTCAAGGCGAAGGCGCGCGCCGCCCGGAGATTCGGCACTGCCGAGCCACAGCAGAGCTGA
- a CDS encoding MATE family efflux transporter — translation MTEVGAAPETDSAAAAPASRPAATPRYDRSIVEGPLARAVWRIAWPTMLTNVIGGLQGIIDHVLVGHLVGYTGNAAIGVAWQIVIVVIIFISSLFTGMSVLVARFAGAGQEAKVDRTVYQAFLTAIAMSLLIMAPVGYFLSPTLLDLVNAAPAVKAEALPFLRIMFLFSSGMLVFYMLGGALRSAGDARTPMILGVAMTVLNIVFNVVLIRGLGPVPPFGTAGAAMGTVTAAGLVATYALVKFWKGGWVVAFPRGGGFAPDWDIIRSLFRFGLPTGIQGIAMNVGGVFMLSFIGSVAQSAAAQAAFAISYTQLFSLITWTSIGLMGAAAAVAGQNLGAGHPDRADQAVHVAARMGMAGAAFVGLFFFFFPQQLLGVFGMNQPAVVEIGTQLLRVLSVSGLFIAAALTYTGGLQGTGDTKSPLYISIVSQVVVPLGICFVIRQTGTLQPLHIWLAILVGHATRCALSVVRFNQGKWRGIAVDISPGSRST, via the coding sequence ATGACCGAGGTCGGCGCGGCTCCCGAGACCGATTCAGCGGCGGCGGCTCCGGCATCGCGGCCGGCGGCTACCCCGCGCTACGATCGCTCCATCGTCGAGGGGCCGCTGGCCCGGGCGGTGTGGAGGATCGCGTGGCCCACCATGCTGACGAACGTCATCGGCGGACTGCAGGGCATCATCGACCATGTGCTCGTCGGTCATCTGGTCGGCTACACCGGTAACGCCGCGATCGGCGTCGCGTGGCAGATCGTCATCGTCGTCATCATCTTCATCAGCTCGTTGTTCACCGGGATGAGCGTGCTGGTGGCCCGATTCGCGGGCGCTGGGCAGGAAGCCAAGGTCGATCGCACCGTGTATCAGGCCTTTCTGACGGCGATCGCGATGTCGCTCCTGATCATGGCGCCGGTCGGGTACTTCCTGTCGCCCACGCTGCTCGACCTGGTCAACGCCGCCCCGGCCGTCAAGGCCGAAGCGCTGCCCTTCCTCCGGATCATGTTCCTGTTCAGCAGCGGCATGCTGGTCTTCTACATGCTCGGTGGCGCCCTGCGCTCGGCCGGAGATGCCCGGACCCCGATGATCCTCGGCGTGGCGATGACGGTGCTCAACATCGTGTTCAACGTGGTGTTGATTCGCGGCCTGGGTCCGGTGCCCCCCTTCGGCACCGCCGGCGCGGCGATGGGGACCGTGACCGCGGCGGGGCTGGTGGCCACCTACGCGCTGGTCAAGTTCTGGAAGGGCGGCTGGGTGGTCGCGTTTCCACGGGGCGGGGGTTTCGCCCCGGACTGGGACATCATCCGGTCGCTCTTCCGGTTCGGCCTGCCCACCGGGATCCAGGGCATCGCGATGAACGTCGGCGGGGTGTTCATGCTTTCGTTCATCGGCTCGGTGGCCCAGAGCGCCGCGGCGCAGGCGGCGTTCGCCATCTCGTATACCCAGCTCTTCTCGCTCATCACCTGGACTTCCATCGGCCTCATGGGCGCGGCCGCGGCAGTGGCCGGGCAGAACCTCGGCGCGGGCCATCCCGACCGGGCCGACCAGGCGGTCCACGTGGCGGCGCGGATGGGAATGGCCGGCGCCGCGTTCGTGGGACTCTTCTTTTTCTTCTTTCCGCAACAGCTCCTCGGCGTGTTCGGAATGAACCAGCCCGCGGTCGTGGAGATCGGTACCCAGCTCCTCCGCGTGCTCAGCGTCTCAGGTCTGTTCATCGCGGCGGCGCTGACCTATACCGGTGGCCTGCAGGGAACCGGCGACACCAAGAGCCCGCTCTACATCTCGATCGTCTCCCAGGTCGTGGTGCCCCTGGGGATCTGTTTCGTCATCCGGCAGACCGGGACGCTGCAGCCGCTCCACATCTGGCTGGCGATCCTGGTGGGTCACGCCACCCGCTGCGCCTTGAGCGTGGTGCGCTTCAACCAGGGTAAGTGGCGCGGTATCGCGGTCGACATCAGCCCCGGCAGCCGCTCGACCTGA
- a CDS encoding YciI family protein has product MRFMTLYKPGRESDAPPREQEMADMGRLIEDMAKAGVLLATDGLLPSSKGARVRVSDGKFTVTDGPFTEAKELVAGYAILQAGSLQEAVELTKRFLTVVGEGESEIRQMYDAPAFQAGQSELAASNR; this is encoded by the coding sequence ATGCGCTTCATGACGCTGTACAAGCCCGGCAGGGAGTCGGACGCTCCTCCAAGGGAGCAGGAGATGGCCGATATGGGACGCTTGATCGAGGACATGGCCAAGGCCGGCGTGCTCCTCGCGACCGATGGACTCCTGCCGAGCTCGAAGGGCGCTCGCGTCCGGGTCTCCGACGGTAAGTTTACCGTCACCGACGGGCCCTTCACCGAGGCCAAGGAGCTGGTCGCCGGGTATGCGATCCTCCAGGCCGGGTCGTTGCAGGAGGCGGTCGAGCTGACCAAGCGCTTTCTCACCGTGGTAGGCGAGGGTGAGAGCGAGATTCGGCAGATGTATGACGCACCGGCGTTTCAGGCCGGCCAGTCTGAGCTCGCGGCCAGCAACCGGTAA
- a CDS encoding VOC family protein: protein MLADRDAIATVAVKDMEVAKRFYEGTLGLKPAGADSGPSQPLSNADVRVYRSGKTNFLVYKSQYAGTNKANAVTWGLGDDLERVVQSLQAKGVVFEHYDLPGLTRKGDVHQFGTFRAAWFKDPDGNILHINSG from the coding sequence GTGTTGGCAGACAGAGACGCCATCGCCACCGTCGCGGTGAAAGACATGGAGGTTGCGAAGCGGTTCTACGAAGGCACGCTGGGTCTCAAGCCGGCTGGTGCGGACTCGGGCCCCTCGCAGCCGCTTTCGAACGCCGATGTGCGGGTATATCGGAGCGGCAAGACCAACTTCCTCGTGTACAAGTCGCAATACGCCGGGACCAACAAGGCCAACGCCGTCACCTGGGGCCTCGGCGACGACCTGGAGCGGGTCGTCCAGTCTCTCCAGGCCAAGGGAGTCGTCTTCGAGCACTATGACCTGCCCGGGCTCACCCGCAAAGGCGATGTGCACCAGTTCGGGACCTTCCGGGCGGCCTGGTTCAAGGACCCCGACGGCAACATCCTCCACATCAACAGCGGGTGA
- a CDS encoding alpha/beta family hydrolase, with protein sequence MSSPGMDLQIDVGERLGTVSGILLRPSNAWAGYVMAHGAGAGMRHPFMAAVAESLAQQGIATLRYQFPYTESGGRRPDPPGVLQATVQAAVAKAREVAPELPLVAGGKSLGGRMTSHAAARHVLPGVLGLVFLGFPLHPPKQPGERRADHLREVEVPMLFLQGTRDTLAELDLITAVCGRLGSRASLHVVEGADHSFAVLKRSGRTAAEAMEELVTTITQWVRSLLPP encoded by the coding sequence GTGAGTAGTCCTGGCATGGACCTTCAGATCGACGTCGGCGAGCGCCTTGGGACAGTCTCGGGGATTCTGCTCCGCCCCTCGAACGCATGGGCCGGCTATGTGATGGCGCACGGCGCCGGGGCCGGCATGCGACACCCTTTCATGGCGGCCGTGGCCGAATCGTTGGCGCAGCAGGGGATCGCCACCCTTCGATATCAGTTCCCCTACACGGAGTCGGGTGGTCGTCGTCCCGATCCGCCCGGCGTTCTCCAGGCCACCGTGCAAGCCGCGGTAGCGAAGGCCCGGGAGGTCGCGCCCGAGTTGCCCCTCGTCGCCGGCGGGAAATCCCTCGGCGGCCGAATGACCTCGCATGCCGCGGCCCGTCACGTACTGCCCGGCGTCCTCGGCCTCGTATTTCTGGGGTTTCCGCTCCACCCGCCGAAGCAGCCCGGCGAGCGCCGGGCCGACCATCTGCGTGAGGTCGAGGTGCCGATGCTCTTCCTCCAGGGAACCCGCGACACGCTCGCCGAGCTGGACCTCATCACGGCGGTCTGCGGGCGCCTGGGATCCCGTGCCTCGCTGCACGTCGTCGAAGGTGCCGACCACTCCTTTGCCGTGCTGAAGCGGTCGGGGAGGACCGCTGCCGAGGCAATGGAAGAGCTGGTCACGACCATCACCCAGTGGGTCCGCTCGCTCCTCCCCCCGTAA